One Pseudomonas tolaasii NCPPB 2192 genomic window carries:
- a CDS encoding GntP family permease, with the protein MSVIIALAALALLMLAAYRGYSVILFAPIAALGAVLLTDPSAVAPAFTGVFMEKMVGFIKLYFPVFLLGAVFGKLIELSGFSRSIVAAAIRLLGTRQAMLVIVLVCALLTYGGVSLFVVVFAVYPFAAEMFRLSNIPKRLIPATIALGAFSFTMDALPGTPQIQNIIPSTFFNTTAWAAPWLGLIGTIFVFCAGMLYLARQRNKAQRAGEGYGNELRNEPETADNLALPNPWIALSPLILVGVMNLLFTHWIPQWYGKTHSLALPGMSAPVTTEIAKLTAIWAVQAALLVGIVMVLVFGWSAIKSKLAEGSKSAVSGALLAAMNTASEYGFGAVIASLPGFLVLADWLKGIPNPLVNEAITVTLLAGITGSASGGMSIALAAMSESFISAAHAANIPLEVLHRVAAMASGGMDTLPHNGAVITLLAVTGLTHREAYKDIFGITIIKTLAVFVVIGTFYATGIV; encoded by the coding sequence ATGAGTGTGATCATTGCCTTGGCAGCCCTCGCGCTGTTGATGCTGGCTGCCTACCGTGGCTATAGCGTTATCCTTTTTGCCCCCATCGCCGCCCTGGGCGCGGTACTGCTGACCGACCCGTCCGCCGTGGCGCCTGCCTTTACCGGGGTGTTCATGGAGAAAATGGTCGGTTTCATCAAGTTGTATTTCCCGGTATTTCTGCTTGGAGCCGTGTTCGGCAAGCTGATCGAGCTGTCGGGGTTTTCGCGTTCCATCGTCGCCGCGGCGATCCGTTTGCTCGGCACCCGCCAGGCGATGCTGGTGATCGTATTGGTCTGCGCCCTGCTCACTTACGGCGGCGTGTCGCTGTTTGTGGTGGTGTTTGCGGTGTACCCGTTTGCGGCCGAGATGTTCCGCCTGAGCAATATTCCCAAGCGCCTGATCCCGGCCACCATCGCCCTCGGCGCGTTTTCGTTCACCATGGACGCCCTGCCCGGCACGCCGCAGATCCAGAACATCATCCCCAGCACCTTCTTCAACACCACTGCCTGGGCGGCACCGTGGCTGGGTCTGATCGGCACGATTTTCGTGTTCTGCGCCGGCATGCTGTACCTGGCACGCCAGCGCAACAAGGCCCAGCGTGCCGGTGAAGGGTATGGCAACGAGCTGCGCAATGAGCCGGAGACCGCCGACAACCTGGCGCTGCCCAACCCGTGGATCGCGCTGTCGCCGCTGATTCTGGTGGGTGTGATGAACCTGCTGTTCACCCACTGGATCCCGCAGTGGTACGGCAAAACCCACAGCCTCGCGCTGCCCGGCATGAGCGCTCCGGTGACTACGGAAATCGCCAAACTCACCGCCATCTGGGCGGTGCAGGCAGCCTTGCTGGTGGGCATCGTCATGGTGTTGGTGTTTGGCTGGTCGGCGATCAAAAGCAAACTCGCCGAGGGCAGTAAAAGTGCGGTCAGCGGTGCGTTGCTGGCGGCGATGAATACTGCCTCGGAATACGGTTTTGGCGCGGTGATCGCCTCGCTGCCGGGCTTCCTGGTGCTGGCGGACTGGCTCAAGGGCATTCCCAACCCGCTGGTCAACGAGGCGATTACCGTGACGCTGCTGGCCGGTATCACCGGTTCTGCGTCGGGCGGCATGAGCATCGCCCTGGCGGCCATGTCCGAGAGCTTTATTTCAGCGGCCCATGCGGCCAATATCCCCCTTGAAGTGCTGCACCGCGTCGCGGCCATGGCCAGCGGCGGCATGGACACCCTGCCCCACAACGGCGCGGTGATCACGCTGCTGGCGGTCACCGGCCTGACCCACCGCGAAGCCTACAAGGACATTTTCGGCATCACGATCATCAAGACCCTCGCGGTGTTCGTGGTGATCGGTACTTTCTACGCCACCGGCATTGTGTGA
- a CDS encoding 3-hydroxybutyrate dehydrogenase → MTTLNGKTALVTGSTSGIGLGIALSLAKAGADLILNGFGDASAVIAQVQAFGGKVGHHPADVGDPAQIADMLAYAEREFGGVDILVNNAGIQHVAAVEDFPTERWDSIIAINLSSVFHSTRLSLPGMKAKGWGRIVNIASVHGQVGSVGKAAYVAAKHGVIGLTKVVGLETATSNVTCNAVCPGWVLTPLVQKQIDDRAANGIDPQQAQHDLLAEKQPSLAFVTPPQLGELVLFLCSDAGSQVRGAAWNIDGGWLAQ, encoded by the coding sequence ATGACGACATTGAACGGCAAGACCGCCCTGGTTACCGGCTCCACCAGCGGCATCGGCCTGGGGATTGCGTTGAGCCTGGCAAAGGCCGGCGCGGATTTGATCCTTAACGGCTTCGGCGACGCCAGCGCGGTGATCGCTCAGGTGCAGGCGTTTGGCGGCAAGGTGGGCCACCACCCGGCGGACGTCGGCGACCCGGCGCAAATTGCCGACATGCTCGCCTACGCCGAACGAGAGTTCGGCGGTGTGGACATTCTGGTGAACAACGCCGGCATCCAGCATGTGGCGGCGGTGGAGGATTTCCCGACCGAGCGCTGGGATTCGATCATCGCAATCAACCTGTCATCGGTGTTCCACAGCACGCGCTTGAGTTTGCCGGGCATGAAGGCCAAGGGCTGGGGGCGGATCGTCAACATTGCTTCGGTGCATGGCCAGGTCGGTTCGGTGGGCAAGGCGGCGTATGTGGCGGCCAAGCATGGCGTGATCGGCCTGACCAAGGTGGTGGGCCTGGAAACGGCGACCAGCAACGTGACCTGCAACGCGGTTTGCCCCGGCTGGGTGCTGACGCCGCTGGTGCAAAAGCAGATTGACGACCGCGCCGCCAACGGCATCGACCCGCAGCAGGCGCAGCATGATTTGCTGGCCGAGAAGCAGCCGTCGCTGGCATTTGTGACGCCGCCGCAGTTGGGGGAGCTGGTGTTGTTTCTGTGCAGTGACGCCGGCAGCCAGGTCCGCGGTGCGGCGTGGAATATTGATGGGGGCTGGCTGGCCCAGTAA
- a CDS encoding acetoacetate--CoA ligase, with translation MSDILWQPCAERIAKTRMDQFRRYINERHSLQLADYPALHQWSIDQRPDFWRAIVDFFDVQFRSPPSAVLIEDAEMPSAQWFPGATLNFAEHLLRRRDDHPAVVAVSEDGTRETLSYAELAAHVCGLQKSLRAAGVVQGDRVAACMPNTWQTLVGMLATTSLGAIWSCSSPDFGTQGVIDRFGQIEPKVLITCAGYRYAGKAIDQSAKLNEILERLPSLEQLIIVPYARPQARVEDYRTQASVALWNDFYLPGGEPEFVAVPFDHPLYILYSSGTTGVPKCIIHGTGGVLLTHLKEHGLHADLSRDDCLFYYTTCGWMMWNWLVSVLALGATAVLYDGSPFHPGPERLIDLIDAEHITVFGTSPKFLATLEKAGLQPRLSHSLTSLKGLISTGSPLSPQSYDYVYREIKGELCLSSMSGGTDIVSCFVIGNPVLPVRRGEMQCKSLAMAIEVWDDKGRPLIGEKGELVCTRHFPAMPIGLWNDPDQQKLRASYFSQFPGVWAQGDYAEQRPNGSLLIHGRSDAVLNPGGVRIGTAEIYRQVEKVPQVLESLAIGQRWQDDVRVVLFVRLDDGVTLDEALAQQIRQVIRANTTPRHVPAKILAVTDIPRTISGKIVELAVRNVVHGEPVKNTDALANPQALAQFRDRPELANG, from the coding sequence ATGTCCGACATCCTCTGGCAACCCTGCGCCGAACGCATCGCCAAGACGCGCATGGATCAGTTCCGTCGCTACATCAACGAACGCCACAGCCTGCAATTGGCCGACTACCCGGCCCTGCACCAGTGGAGCATCGACCAGCGTCCGGATTTCTGGCGCGCAATCGTCGATTTTTTTGACGTGCAATTTCGCAGCCCGCCAAGCGCGGTATTGATCGAAGACGCCGAGATGCCAAGCGCCCAGTGGTTCCCCGGCGCAACGTTGAATTTCGCCGAACACCTGCTGCGCCGGCGCGACGACCACCCCGCCGTGGTCGCCGTCAGCGAAGACGGCACACGTGAAACACTGAGTTACGCCGAACTGGCCGCCCACGTCTGCGGCCTGCAAAAAAGCCTGCGGGCCGCAGGCGTGGTCCAGGGCGACCGCGTCGCCGCCTGCATGCCGAACACCTGGCAAACCCTGGTGGGCATGCTTGCCACCACCAGCCTTGGCGCCATCTGGTCGTGTTCCTCGCCGGATTTTGGCACCCAGGGCGTGATTGACCGTTTCGGCCAGATCGAGCCCAAGGTGCTGATCACCTGCGCCGGTTACCGCTACGCCGGCAAGGCGATCGACCAGAGCGCCAAACTCAATGAGATCCTTGAACGCCTGCCGTCCCTGGAGCAACTGATCATCGTGCCCTACGCGCGGCCTCAGGCACGCGTTGAGGACTATCGAACCCAGGCCAGTGTGGCGCTGTGGAACGACTTCTACCTCCCCGGCGGCGAACCGGAGTTCGTCGCGGTGCCCTTCGATCACCCGCTGTACATCCTCTATTCCAGCGGCACCACCGGCGTGCCCAAATGCATCATCCACGGCACCGGCGGCGTGTTGCTCACCCATCTCAAGGAACACGGCCTGCACGCCGACCTGTCGCGGGACGACTGCCTGTTCTACTACACCACCTGCGGCTGGATGATGTGGAACTGGCTGGTCTCGGTACTTGCCCTCGGCGCCACGGCGGTGCTGTATGACGGCTCGCCCTTCCATCCGGGACCGGAGCGCTTGATCGACCTGATCGACGCCGAACACATCACGGTGTTCGGCACCAGCCCCAAGTTTCTTGCCACCCTGGAAAAGGCCGGGTTGCAACCACGCCTGAGTCACAGCCTGACAAGTCTCAAGGGCTTGATATCCACCGGCTCGCCGCTGTCGCCGCAGAGTTACGACTACGTGTACCGCGAGATCAAGGGCGAGCTGTGCCTGTCGTCGATGTCCGGCGGCACCGATATCGTCTCCTGCTTTGTGATCGGCAACCCGGTGTTGCCGGTGCGGCGCGGTGAAATGCAGTGCAAGAGCCTGGCGATGGCCATCGAAGTATGGGACGACAAGGGCCGGCCGCTGATCGGAGAAAAAGGCGAACTGGTGTGCACCCGGCACTTTCCGGCCATGCCCATCGGCCTGTGGAATGACCCGGACCAGCAAAAGCTGCGTGCCTCTTATTTCAGCCAGTTTCCCGGCGTATGGGCTCAAGGTGACTACGCCGAGCAACGGCCCAATGGCAGCCTGCTGATTCATGGGCGCTCCGACGCGGTGCTCAACCCCGGCGGCGTGCGCATCGGTACGGCGGAGATTTACCGGCAAGTGGAAAAAGTCCCGCAGGTGCTGGAAAGCCTGGCCATCGGCCAACGCTGGCAGGACGACGTGCGGGTGGTGCTGTTTGTGCGGCTGGACGACGGTGTGACACTCGATGAGGCCCTGGCGCAGCAGATTCGCCAGGTTATCCGTGCCAACACGACACCGCGCCACGTTCCGGCGAAGATTCTGGCCGTCACGGATATCCCCCGCACCATCAGCGGCAAGATCGTCGAGCTGGCGGTGCGCAACGTGGTGCATGGCGAACCGGTGAAAAATACCGATGCGCTGGCCAATCCGCAGGCACTGGCACAGTTTCGCGACCGCCCCGAACTGGCGAACGGATGA
- a CDS encoding PAS domain-containing hybrid sensor histidine kinase/response regulator: protein MNGTSTASAAALIARLDWAKSPLGEANEWPQSLRTAVDIVVHSPMPMLLLWGNQLTQLYNDSFATLAGSKHPGALGQPAHQTWPELESFTAPIYDAVLGGQVRTFSEQRFVLQRDGRDTDIWLDLTYSPIRDESARVAGILVTAIETNERRSKALELQQRSEDSLKAQHNTEQRLQLALAATDAVGTWDWDIGEDRFIADAHFAYLHGVDPNDAGLLPISDYLQGVHPEDRGMVARSIKHCITFGTEYAEEYRLLQADGQVRWVFARGRCYKDAQGRPARFLGAALDLTERKHTEQALRQSQTELQLIINAMPVLISYVDHEQRFRLNNSAYLDWYGMTPQELYGKTIREVLGDEVYAGRADKIAAALKGKACSFMTMTPHRDGRPRHALMKYLPRFSNDGSVNGFYIFVIDETERKLTEEALRHLNENLEERVAQRTQALAEANQRLQNEMFERERAEDALRHAQKMEAVGQLTGGIAHDFNNMLTGIIGSLDLMQRYIAAGRSDEIGRFTDAAVSSAHRAAALTHRLLAFSRRQSLDRRPLDPNQLVASLEDLFRRTKGAHIGLKVRLGRDIWPVNTDASQLENALLNLVINARDAMPDGGEILIETANSYLDGTDITTLEPVKAGDYVMLGVCDNGTGMAPKILAKAFDPFFTTKPIGQGTGLGLSMIYGFAQQSGGHVTIQSEPGQGTCVRLYLPRLHGTALESELPAHLSEAPLALAGEAVVVVEDDAAVRMLVVNVLDELGYTAHQAADARAALPLLESDLRVDLLVTDVGLPGMNGRQLAEIARQHRPGLRVLFMTGYAEKAAERQGFLEDGMDMVAKPFSIDLLATKIRSMISVDE from the coding sequence ATGAATGGAACATCCACCGCCAGCGCCGCCGCATTGATCGCGCGGCTGGACTGGGCAAAAAGCCCGCTCGGTGAGGCCAATGAATGGCCGCAAAGCCTGCGCACTGCGGTGGATATCGTCGTTCATTCGCCGATGCCGATGCTCCTGCTGTGGGGCAACCAGCTGACCCAGCTTTATAACGACAGCTTCGCCACCCTGGCGGGCAGCAAACACCCCGGCGCTCTTGGCCAGCCGGCTCACCAGACCTGGCCGGAGCTGGAAAGCTTTACCGCGCCCATCTACGACGCCGTGCTCGGCGGCCAGGTGCGCACCTTCAGCGAACAGCGTTTCGTCTTGCAACGCGACGGCCGTGACACCGACATCTGGCTCGACCTGACCTACAGCCCGATCCGCGATGAAAGCGCCCGTGTGGCGGGCATCCTGGTCACCGCCATCGAAACCAATGAGCGCCGCAGCAAGGCGCTCGAACTGCAACAGCGCTCCGAAGACAGCCTCAAGGCCCAGCACAACACCGAACAACGCCTGCAACTCGCCCTCGCCGCCACCGACGCGGTGGGCACTTGGGATTGGGATATCGGTGAAGACCGCTTTATCGCCGATGCCCATTTCGCCTACCTGCACGGCGTCGACCCCAACGACGCCGGCCTGTTGCCCATCAGCGACTACCTGCAAGGCGTGCACCCCGAAGACCGTGGCATGGTCGCGCGCAGCATCAAGCACTGCATCACGTTCGGCACCGAGTACGCCGAGGAATACCGTTTGCTGCAAGCCGACGGCCAGGTGCGCTGGGTATTTGCCCGGGGCCGCTGCTACAAGGACGCCCAAGGCCGCCCGGCGCGGTTCCTGGGCGCGGCGCTGGACCTGACCGAGCGCAAACACACCGAGCAGGCGTTGCGCCAAAGCCAGACCGAGCTGCAACTGATCATCAACGCCATGCCGGTGCTGATCAGCTATGTCGACCACGAGCAGCGCTTTCGCCTGAACAACAGCGCCTACCTGGATTGGTACGGCATGACGCCACAGGAGCTGTACGGCAAGACCATCCGCGAAGTGCTTGGCGACGAGGTGTATGCCGGGCGGGCGGACAAGATCGCCGCCGCCCTCAAGGGCAAAGCCTGCAGCTTCATGACCATGACCCCGCACCGTGACGGCCGCCCGCGCCATGCGTTGATGAAATACCTGCCGCGCTTCAGCAATGACGGTTCGGTGAACGGCTTCTACATTTTTGTGATCGACGAAACCGAACGCAAACTCACCGAAGAAGCCCTGCGCCACCTCAACGAGAACCTCGAAGAACGCGTGGCCCAGCGCACCCAGGCGCTCGCCGAAGCCAACCAGCGCCTGCAAAACGAGATGTTCGAGCGCGAGCGCGCCGAAGACGCCCTGCGCCATGCCCAGAAAATGGAAGCGGTGGGCCAGCTCACCGGCGGCATCGCCCATGACTTCAACAATATGCTCACCGGCATCATCGGCAGCCTGGACTTGATGCAGCGCTATATCGCCGCCGGGCGCAGCGATGAAATCGGCCGCTTTACCGACGCCGCCGTGTCCTCGGCCCATCGCGCGGCCGCCCTCACCCACCGGCTGCTGGCGTTCTCGCGGCGCCAGTCGCTGGACCGGCGCCCGCTCGACCCCAACCAGTTGGTGGCGTCTCTGGAAGACCTGTTCCGGCGCACCAAAGGCGCGCATATCGGGCTCAAGGTGCGATTGGGCCGGGATATCTGGCCAGTCAACACCGACGCCAGCCAGCTGGAAAACGCTCTGCTTAACCTGGTGATCAACGCCCGCGATGCGATGCCCGATGGCGGCGAAATCCTCATCGAAACGGCCAACAGCTACCTGGACGGCACCGACATCACCACCCTCGAACCGGTCAAGGCCGGTGATTACGTGATGCTTGGCGTGTGCGACAACGGCACCGGCATGGCACCGAAAATTCTGGCCAAGGCGTTCGACCCGTTCTTCACCACCAAACCCATCGGCCAGGGTACCGGCCTCGGGCTATCGATGATTTACGGCTTTGCCCAGCAATCCGGCGGCCACGTCACCATTCAAAGCGAACCCGGCCAAGGCACCTGCGTACGCCTGTATTTGCCGCGCCTGCATGGCACGGCGCTGGAAAGCGAGTTGCCCGCGCATTTGAGCGAAGCCCCGCTGGCCTTGGCGGGCGAGGCGGTTGTGGTAGTCGAGGATGACGCGGCGGTACGCATGCTGGTGGTCAACGTACTCGACGAACTGGGCTACACCGCCCACCAGGCCGCCGATGCCCGTGCGGCACTGCCGCTGCTGGAGTCGGATTTGCGTGTGGACCTGCTGGTGACCGACGTGGGCTTGCCCGGCATGAACGGCCGGCAACTGGCAGAGATCGCCCGCCAGCATCGCCCGGGTCTGCGGGTATTGTTCATGACCGGCTACGCCGAGAAAGCGGCCGAGCGTCAGGGTTTTCTGGAAGACGGCATGGACATGGTCGCCAAACCGTTTTCAATCGACCTGTTGGCCACCAAGATCCGCAGCATGATCAGCGTGGATGAATGA
- a CDS encoding peptidylprolyl isomerase has product MKAQARHILVKTSEEAEQLKQRIAKGEAFDVLAKKYSTCPSRKRGGDLGEVRPGQMVGAIDAVIFKKPIKVVHGPIKSKFGYHLVQVFYRD; this is encoded by the coding sequence ATGAAAGCCCAAGCCCGTCACATCCTGGTAAAAACCAGCGAAGAAGCCGAACAGCTCAAGCAGCGCATCGCCAAGGGTGAAGCCTTTGATGTGCTCGCCAAGAAGTACTCCACCTGCCCGTCGCGCAAGCGTGGCGGTGACCTGGGTGAAGTGCGGCCCGGGCAGATGGTGGGGGCGATTGATGCGGTGATCTTCAAAAAGCCGATAAAGGTGGTGCACGGGCCGATCAAGAGCAAGTTCGGGTATCACCTGGTGCAGGTCTTCTACCGCGACTGA